The window CCTGAAGGAGAGAGCCCTGTACTGTAACAGTACTACTCTTCTTGAATTTATTATAGTAGTTTAGATACATCTAGAATTAATTGTTAACTAGCACACCCAGGGTATCGCCTGTGTGCCTCAGTGACACACATAACTTCTAGTGAGAGTGACAGGCTTCTGTTGGATGCAGGCCAACTGATTTGTTCTAATTAGATTATGTTTGTGTAAAAATATTTGATGCAGTGGTTTGCAGTGCTCTAATAAAACATCAGCCTGTAGTTTATTTGGCACCACTTAGACTTGGGATAAAACCCTAAAGGTGGGATTCATCTAGATGACTAAACTAGTTCAGAATGAATCACCTTATGGTACTATGTGTCTCCCTTTAGTGATTCTGAAGGGATTTATATCAGCATTTGCTGTTTGAAGTTAAAGATTTTTAATGCCTGTACAATCCTGTTTAGAATTAATCCTGGACAGTGGGACAAGTGAAGCACCAGCAATGCTACAAGTACGAGTGAGACTgagattgagatttttttttgtttactctttaactgaaaaaaataattttccctgGTAGAAAAAAATTCAACTTTTACTACCACAAAACAAATCTGACTAGGAAAGTGCTTTGCCTATAAAGGTGCCTTCTCATTTAAgttggtggtgtgtgtgtgcgtttgtttgtttgtttttagaattgATATGTATGTAGGAGGAACAGATGACCTTATGGGCTTTATTATGAGATTTCCCTTCTTATCAGCTGAGGATAAAGAGAAGGAATGTGCCCATATAATTCAAAAGGCCACAAGCAGATATTTCCCAGCCTATGAAAAGGTATGTAGGAGCATTATTTCCTTCTATTGCTCTGGAATAATGACAAAGGGAATGCTGGTTATTTTACCAAAAGCAAAGGAAACGGGAAAGAATCAGTACAGTACTTTAACCCGGGATGTCATATTGtcaccaggctggagagatgagTGGGAGGTCAAAGCAGTATGAGAGAAGAGGTGGTAGGTTAAATGCAGGAATTCCTAAGTGAGATTCTATGGGCTGAGCAATATCAGTGTTCAGACTGAAGGATCCAAATATCCCTGTAGACTTAAAAGTTTGATCTAACAAGTACATGAATATGTCTGTGTAAAGTCTAAATGGCAACTTcctgttttttaagaaaaagaaaactggataaCTTGCCATTGCAAAGTTATCGCAGTTTTAAAATAGCTAATTGTCATCTTTGACATTTCAGATACATCTACATGGCTTTTTAACTACAGTAACACAGCGAGTCTCAGAGATTCTCAGTGTTTTAAGTTCCCCAGGTAGATGGAGGAGCAGCTCCTGGTGCTGAAGTGTTCTAGTCAGAACTGTCTGCTGCATAAGCCATACTGGGATCTTGGTGTCTCTCTAACAGATCCTCTGAGAGATTGGACCCAACAGGTGCTCTCAGTGCAAGCTTAACATACACGGACAGGATGATCTGGCAGAAATAGCTGCTTCACTCTTTTAAAGGTTGAAGGGAGGGCAGTTTCCCACTTAAATGCTAGCTTGTTGGTTAAAACACTAGTCCTAAGTATGGTCAATGGAGTTCAGTTTTCCCCTGCATTCCACTTGTGTCCTAGCCAAAAAGCTTTAGGTAATGTAAAAAGAGATGTGATCAATCTATTTTCCCATTGAAGTTGTAACTATATACAGAAAATTCAAGATTTATTAGtctggaaaggagagaaaaccAAGGAGGTATCTAACCCCATAGTTCAGTACTTAGGGTTACATATGAGTttaggggggagggaggaaggatggGTAAGAGAAACCCTGCGGTTCTAAATCACTACTGTGAGGATTTCTCATATATAATCTATAAAATGATCAGTGAGTGCAGGAAGTGAACCCACATCTCCAAGACTAATAATATCCCTAGCTGCGTGAGAGAGAAAAAGGTCAGAAGAAGAGTAGGCACAGGAAGTATTGTGAAGGAAGGTGTACCTGAGCattttgaaaacatcagccagggCTGACTATCCACATCTAAACTCTTTCATTCGTAACGCTTGCAGGTTTTGAAAGATCGTGGGCAGGCCTTTCTTGTTGGCAACCGTCTTAGCTGGGCAGATGTTCATCTTCTTGAAGCCATTTTAATGGTAGAAGAGAAGTCATCGGATGTTCTTTCCGAGTTTCCTCGATTACAGGTAGCTACACTAACAACACACTTACATGGCTGGAAACATGACAAATGGTCCCTCAAAGTCTGTCACGTGTGGACATGGACAAACAAGAATGTTTGTCACTTCTTTCCTTCTAGTCCTGTTCTGCTACCATTAGGAAGAGCCTCCTAATAGGCTTCATCTGGAGAATGCATTCTTTTCTAGAATAATCCCTgtatagatctgaagaaacccaccctgctgacttttttttttctgtcccatcaCTAGTTCTGTGATACCTTTcagtagaaaatatttttcagatcaCAAGATGTGATTTGTATAAAGTACACATCTGAAACAACAGATAACTGTTTCCACTTCATTCAATATCAATACAAGACAGAAGAGGGctgttttattactttttaaaattatgagTTTGGAGTAAAGGGGAGTAAACTTCCTCCATGGCTAAAACTATATTTCGTGTCTTATTTCAACAAGCAATTTGTTAACGAATGTGTAAGGAAAAGGTGGTTAGGAAGACTGAAACGAGTACAGGAGCATCATTTACAGAAATCATTAAGAGTCTCTACTGTTACTGGGGAAACTACTAATGATAGCTCTCTGGAACTGCCTGATCAGTAGAGGAAATATTGTTAAGACCAGAGCTACATTAATCACACTTTGGGGAAGAGATTCTCCTGCTGTTGACCCGTTCAGCACTTCTGATAACACCCTAAGGATAGAGGGATCAAGACATGGATCCTTGGAAAGAATATTAGCACAGTGAAACATAGAAAGCTGGCAACCTGTTCTTCTTCCCTAGTGTTCTTGCCACAGGAGTGGAACTGAAGTTTTTCTGAAGCACTCTGTGTAGGTGAGGATGCTAACATAAACATTCAGTGTCCATACAATATGTCTTATTTACctagaagtgtttaaaaaaaaccctccaaaatcaTTTGAGTAAATGGTACAATCAGACTCCATCAAACAATACTTTTTAAATGTGCAACACTTAGATAAGTGTATTTAAATGTAGTCTTTACTTGCAGCAGTGTGGTTAAGCCTTAGTATTTCCTATTTCTTCCTCTGCTATCACTTCAATCACTTATGGCAGTGCTAACATTTGAAGTATGTTCTTTCATAGCATCCCCACAGTTAATCTTGCTTTGAGTAAGTACTTACCTGCATGAACAGTGCAAATATTGCACAGATGGTGTTTCTTCCAGTGTAACCACGttgactttttcctttttgttcactTTGAGAGCAATCCCCTTCTGCTTGTCATGATCTGACGCCAGCTGCATTTCACAAGCACAAAGATGCACAAGTTGAGGGGAAAAGTACCACTATGTCAGTCTTGGACTGGCTCACGCAAGCCTTAAGCATAGACACTTTTTGGGTTGTATTGCAACTAAATAGTGCCCTCTTCAGTTAAATCCTCTGCTTACACAAATCAGTCTAACTATTTTGTGGGTGTGTGTTACATTCTGATCTTTAAATACCATGTACTTGTTTACTTTTTAGGCATTTAAAGCAAATATAAGCAGCATCCCTGCAATCAAGAAATTTCTAGAACCAGGAAGCCAGAGAAAACCTGTTCCTGATGATAAATATGTGGAGACTGTGAGAAAAGTTCTCTGGATGTATTGATATGAAAGCAAATTAGCATGGCTATCTAAAACAACAACTGTGCTTGGCTTAAGAAAACTATCAGATTGTACATGCGTAATTAAACTCCACAGGGAAGGTGTAGGGACATTCAAAAGGAGGTTAAATTAACAGTATCTCATGTTCTCTCACACAAAATGCAATATGCAAGTATTTTTCATAACACTTTACTATTAGcctattttttccttcattcttctTGAGTGTTTTCTAGTAATTTTAAGGGACTGAAATGGCAGCAAGTCTTCCTAGAAACTTTCTGGAAGCAGGGGGAAAAGCGAAAGAGAAAGAAGTGTGAGTTGCTGTCTGACAGCTTCAGTACGTTCTGGTAGATATGAGGACTTTATTCGGAGATCCAGATCAGATTACAATATGATGATGGGTTCTGTTTCAGGCCTTTAACGAATTTTTTGATATAGTTGtaggaaaatgaagcaaatagcttttaaagtAGGAGGGAGATGCTTCTCTTTCCAGGTCTGTTGGACATTAATGACTTGCCTGAAATGTCTGTATTGTGCCTTCATAATTAAGTTGTTTCTtaattcagcaggaaaaaaaagtacaaaatctGACTGACAAATATCATTGCTGTATAATGCTGTAATTGCTGTATTTAGAGGACCTTTTCTATTCAATAAACTTCTTATTCTTATGTGGTCATGTTGTCTTCCGCTTATGAATGAAAGTTGTAGCTTGCAAACCTCATTTTTACTTCTCCTAGAGAATACTTTATACTTGatatgaagggtttttttgttagcTCACATGCTATGGGCATATTCATGAAgagtcatttcattttatttagaaaCCAGAGAATGGAGATGTGAAGCAGAAATAGGAATTATACCAGCTTTGCGATTGTTTAGTATCTAAGTTCT is drawn from Apteryx mantelli isolate bAptMan1 chromosome 3, bAptMan1.hap1, whole genome shotgun sequence and contains these coding sequences:
- the LOC106493251 gene encoding glutathione S-transferase 3-like gives rise to the protein MAGKPKLYYFDGRGKMESVRWLLTAAGVEFEEEFLKTREQYEKLLQDGALLFQQVPMVEIDGMKMVQTRAILSYIAGKHNLYGKDLKERALIDMYVGGTDDLMGFIMRFPFLSAEDKEKECAHIIQKATSRYFPAYEKVLKDRGQAFLVGNRLSWADVHLLEAILMVEEKSSDVLSEFPRLQAFKANISSIPAIKKFLEPGSQRKPVPDDKYVETVRKVLWMY